The DNA sequence AAGATTCTCTATCTTCCTAGTGATGGGTACCTATAATTGGCTAGCCTGCCCATCTTGCTACGATGACATACTTAAAAAGAAGCTATTTTGCTTCCAGGACATACCTACTATCTATCTCCTTTCTTAGACGTACTTAATAGGGCAGGTACTCCCTCTCACCAGACCTGACATTTGCTATGCCGTCAATCAAGTTTGTCAGTTCATGCACGCTCTCACCACCGTACATCTCCAGGCTGTAGCATCTGACGGTATCTGAATGGTTCTCTTGGTGGCATTCTACCTCGGATGTCGCGTCGCGTCAGGTTTTCTTTCAAGCCAATTGCTACAGTGCCACATACTCCttatttaattaaatcaaatataCATGTCAAAGTCAACAGCTTTCCGTTAGGTCAACAGTTAAAATTTAACGGGATTGTCATTACTCTTAACTAGAGTGGTGCAATCGAGTCTCCGATAACTCGAATGGTTTTTTTGATATATGACCCTGAGTTTAGTGACTACTTTGAGATTTAAGCCAATTTATTAATAACATATTCTTGTGTGTTACagaatatatattataataaagaaaCAATATACACACAGGTTATGTATTAATATAGTATAATTACAGATATATAAAACATAATAGATGTTAATAAAAAAGTAAAACACAATCAATGTTAAATGAGGGGGAGGGAGAAACAAAACCAATGATATAAAATTCCACCATTCGCTACTTATAAAACAACTGTTCAGGCAACTTGCAATGATCTAAAATTTAAAATCCTTCCCAGATACTAATTTTTTTTTACCGATGTAATCGAATTCCTAAAAAATAAAGGTCCTCATGAAAGATATTTTGTTTACTTCGAACTTTGgtttggggggggggggggttatACTGGTAGTTACCGGAGTACAAAACCTGATCAGCTAAACATATCAAAGAAATTAGCatttataatttatttgataattcATATGATCCGCCAAAATTTTACTCAAGACCAACACCAAACAACATTGTTAATAGAAGTAAGTTCTAAACACTAAAACAGGTAGGTACCTCTTCCTTTGCAGCTTTCTTCATGTTTTCTTTTGCTTGCAAATTAGCATTTCGTAAATTCAATCGCAATCTACATAATAAGAATAAATTTAAGTGTTATAACCTTACATACACACACAAATGCACGAAAGCATGCATATCAGTATACCATCTTTTGAAAAACTATTTCCTTCGATTATTACTAGGATGTTTCCATGGAAGAGGGGAGGATCCTAGGAGATAACAAAAGAGAAACTAGACTAAAACGATCATATTTAGTCTCCAAACAAATAAATATTTCAGCCTACTGGACTTTTGGTTAACTGTTTATTCACATTAAATCAAACTTCAGAGTCCAGAGTCCAAAGTTCTTGACCATTTGCTAAACTGAACCTCAGTGATTTGATCCTCACCAATTCTACCATCAACTAACTATTGAAGTAATCCTTCGAAATTAATATCCTAGACACACATCCTCTGACCTCTAtcaataataaatatatttaataaaaatcagaGGTGGGCCATTGCGACTTGTGATTAAAAAAAATGCTAAAATACACATAGCTCGAAACTCCTCTGTTTTAAAAGAAACATATTCAGTCCCAAGAGAACCCTAAAGATGAAGTCCCAGTACGACAAAATGTTCTCAAGTTTGTCATAAGTAAATCATCCCTCACTACTGAAACCAAACCACTATCTAAACAAAAATATATACTCCAAATCAACAAATTTTACAAGTCTGCTCTTTTTTAATTGCAACCACAAAgtacagtatatatatataacaacaattttcAACAAGATACAAACCGAAAAGTACACAAATTTTTTCCAGTCAATTAACTAAAAACCCATTAATCAAGCCACAAAACACAGAAATATGAATAACCACCATCCCATCTCCTAAATCAAACACAACAAAAATGAAAAAACCCATCAAAAAACAATAAAGATGGTACCTTTGAATCTAATTTTTCCAAGATTCTACAAGTAGGTCTCTTTTCATTCAGTTGCAACCACAAATCTTAGCTTATATAACACCAATTttcaagaaaatataaaaaatccAGCCAATCTACTATGTACCCTTCAATGATCAATACCCAAAacatcacacacacacacacacacacattgtATCTCTTTAATCAAACACAGACCAACTAAAAAACCCATCAAAAAACAATAAAGATAGTACCTTTATATCAAATATTTCCAAGATTTCAGCAAAGAAAGAGCAGATTCAACTTGATCAATACCCAAAACATCAAATACACACAAAAAACACACACACAGACACACATTATATCTCATCAATCTACCACAAAAAAAACTAAAAATCACATCAAAAACCAATAAAGATAGTACCTacacacagacacacacacacacacacagagagagagggagggagagagagggagggagggggagagaaagggagggagggagggggagagagattGTATCTCCTTAATCAAACAAAAACCAACCAAAAAACccatcaaaaaaatcaaaaaaggCAGTACCTTTGGATCAAATCTTTCCAAGATTTCAGCAAAGAAACAGCAGATTGAACATGATCATGAGAAGGGAGTTGAGGGGCAAGAACATCAAGCTTAAATTGCAAAGAATTAAGCAAACCCAATTCATCTTGAGCCAAAGCATTCAATCTAGGCAATGAAGATGCTGACTTTTCTGTTCTTGATTTACCAAAATTTTGTATACAATTAATGTGTTCTTGGGCCTTATTGTATGTTTCTTCCCATTCTTTTTTTGCATTCTCAACTTGTTCCACAACCTCATCCATTCACACTGTGATTGTATCAAAGATTTGGGTGTCTTTTTGTTCCTGTGCAAGTATAACTCTCTGCCATGGTTCAAGAAAAGTGACCCGTTTGGTTTTATATCAAAGTGTAATAAATTTCAATTTTTGAGTAAAAATTGTTGGATAGAGTTAAAATCCAAAAAAGTTTAAGTGAAATTAGAAAATTCAGTTGaacatattttttttattcaatttaattaaataaaacttaataataataaaaaaagtaTATAGAAATATACAAAATAAGCAACAAACTGCGCCGCAATATCTTATTGAATATTCGTGATCTTCTGCGCTCTCCGCAAAAACTAAAGAGCGTTTTGTGCCAACAATCCAAATATGTTAAAAGTCAAAGATACGAATATggttttttatttaattatagaATCATGTTTATCTCGGATTATGTGTAATTGTTTTAtctttttttgtaaaaaaaataaaaaaaatacataatAATTTGCTGCACATCCATTTTACATTTAAATTATCCTTTTGAAGTTAAATGATCACATTTTAAGTTTCTAACATAGAAATAAATCATTTTAGAATGAATATAAGTTGTACTGATGACTTCTAAGAAAATTAATGAGGAATATAGTGGTTTGTGTTTGAAACCTGCTTTTCTAACATCTTTGATATTTCAGAAGAATCAGTAACTTAACAGATTGTACTATGAAATTGATGTTTGTGTTTGAATGAAATGCCACAATCATAGGCAAACTCTAAAGCTCAAGTTGTACACTGGAAAAAAGGGCCAATGAATTGTATATACAAGAAGTTAGAAAGTCCCTGGTATGCACCATTCTATGATGATAGACATGCATCTAATGTGTATCATATTCTTCTGTCAAGTGCTTGCAACCACCAATCTTCAACTCTTCTTACATAAACCTGGTGTATCTTTTCACCTTAGTCTCGCTTTCCTTGAGCTAGGCTAACGCGCATTGCTCGTCCTTCCAGATCCTGAAAAAGCCAACAGAAATGTCATGAGCTTAAGATGAAATTCTTGCAACTTTTCGAGAAAAAAATAAGTTGATGTTTAACAGTCTTAGGCATGTTGGTGTCAGAACTGTAAACGAGTCGATAATACTTAAAGCATTTTTTATTCTGTTTACTTGAAAATCAAGAAGATATTTGTTAATGTGTGTTGCTTATGCAATTGATGCATATAAAAGTCATACCACTCCATCAAGCGATTGTAGGGCTGTTTCCATCTCTGCTCTAGATGGAAAGCATACAAAACCATAGCCACGGGACCTTCCGGTGTCTCCATCAAATAGAACCCTTGCTCCAACTACATTTCCATATTGTTCAAAAGCTTTTGTCAAACTTTCAGATGTAACTGTCCACGATAAGTTCCCGATAAATAGTTTGTGTTCTGTTTCTGGATATAAAGGCTCTTTTGGTTTTGGTTTGTCCGCAAAATTTACCCTCAACGTTCTCCCACCATAGACCTGAATTGTTCAATTGTAACATTACTTAACAGTTAAAAGTATAGAAATGTGCATGCCAATGACAAGAGTGTGAGTTTCAGTTCATACACTTCCATCGAGATTTTCTATGACTGCATTGCAATCTTCAACAGTACTCATTGTAACAAACGCGAATCCTCTGCTTTTTCCAGTGTCTCTGTTGTAAAGAACCTATATAGCATACAATGACATTGAAGTGGTCAATACTTTATTCCAGGTTTTAAAATCTATCAACAGTACTGAAATAGGCAACATGCCATACCAATAAAGAAAAATCTATGCCTTGTCATTTTAAGAATCTTCAAACATAATACACATTGTTCACAAGAGTCATTTGCTAATAAAACTCTGACAAGATACTGATCATCAACTTAGTTTCTACTGATATAGACTATATTTTTCTTGACCAGGGGATCTCAATCACATTGATTGTCGTTTCTGACATCACATTGTTATTTGCAAAGTTTCACTGGCACTTGATTGCACTGATTGCAAGTGTTTACTACTAATTTGTATTGATTGAAACGATAGTTTGCATTCTCATATTAGTAATGCAAGAGAAGTTAAACATACAGTTTCTGAAACAAGGGATGAGTTCTTTAAATTGAGTAACTACTCTCACTAAGCAAAGAAGATTCTCTGTTTATTAAACTTACTAACGTTATAAAGAAAAGTTATCAAGGGAACTAATGATTTATGTGGTATCTTTTGCTGGTATATTACTAATTAGGAACACGCGATTCATATTATGTGGTACATTTAAGCAATTGAACAATAAATCTCTCTCCCAGGAGTAATATTTGCAGAAGCAAAGCTCAGAAACCTTAAACTTTATTGCAAGCACACCTGCTTAATGAAGAATCTCACATATTCAGAAAGCTCATTGATAAGACTAAGAACTGCTTTTAAAATCGCAAGTGATCCCCCACAATGTTTCTATGAAATAGGTCCAAGACTTTAACCTCAACTTCTATATATTTTGAGCTTAATAGTCTCATTGCTGTTTTCAATCTCACAGAGCTTGTGATAAAATGCTCAATTCTACTCTTACTCATGTCTTAAACAAATCACATCATAAAAAATTCGTGGAGTCTGTTCTATTTTACATACTTATTTTTCTTTGCATTCCTAACTAATCTCATTCTTTTCAATCAAACAGACCGCGACTTTCTGCAAGTTCAGGGAGAACAATTAATCGAAAACAATTCTATGCATTTAGCCTTATAGGGAAAAACGAATCAAAATGAGAAAGTTTACCTCAACTAGCTCAGGGCTACCATAATCTTGAATAATGCCAGCAAGTTGAGCACTATCACAAAGATAAGGCAAGTTTCCGAAATATAGCTTGGTGTTTACAGGACTATCTCCTCCACTCTCATCACCTCCACCACTCAACACTTGTTCCTCCTCTTCAACTTTCTCCGTTTCCACTTGATCAGTTACAACTTCCTCAGCCTCAGCCTCAGCTTCTGCGGTTAATGCCGCCTTCTCAACCTCAGTTTCAGCTGTTAATACCTCAACCTCAGCCTCAGCCTCAGCCTCAACAGTTAATACAACTTC is a window from the Apium graveolens cultivar Ventura chromosome 1, ASM990537v1, whole genome shotgun sequence genome containing:
- the LOC141675708 gene encoding 28 kDa ribonucleoprotein, chloroplastic, with translation MAAAAAAVSSSFSTSMQGLKCIRSKNLCHQSDHVRMATFKGMSQVSSICHSIVLEPMMIIASTKCHARRAITAAVAQEQAAVTAGAEVEVEEVVLTVEAEAEAEVEVLTAETEVEKAALTAEAEAEAEEVVTDQVETEKVEEEEQVLSGGGDESGGDSPVNTKLYFGNLPYLCDSAQLAGIIQDYGSPELVEVLYNRDTGKSRGFAFVTMSTVEDCNAVIENLDGSVYGGRTLRVNFADKPKPKEPLYPETEHKLFIGNLSWTVTSESLTKAFEQYGNVVGARVLFDGDTGRSRGYGFVCFPSRAEMETALQSLDGVDLEGRAMRVSLAQGKRD